The following coding sequences are from one Gossypium raimondii isolate GPD5lz chromosome 4, ASM2569854v1, whole genome shotgun sequence window:
- the LOC105780763 gene encoding cation/H(+) antiporter 15 has translation MEKAEYTVANKSDDTVVCYSPTMITTNGVWQGDNPLDYSLPLFILQLTLVVVTTRLLVFILKPLRQPRVVSEILGGVLLGPSVLGRSVNFANTLFPLRSVMVLETMANIGLLYFLFLVGVEMDLSVIRRTGKKALAIAISGMILPFVIGICFSFILHGNEAEPLAHATYVLFLGVALSVTAFPVLARILAELKLINSEIGKLAMSSALINDMCAWILLALAIALAENDSTSLASLWVVLSSATFVAICILAVRPAISWMIRRTPEGESFNEFYICLILTGVMISGFITDAIGTHSVFGAFVFGLIIPNGPLGVTLIEKLEDFVSGLLLPLFFAISGLKTDVASIREGQTWGILAVVIVLSCAGKIAGTVLVTTFYHMPLSEGFTLGLLMNTKGLIEMIVLNVGKDQQVLDDESFAIMVIIAVVMTGIISPIVATIYKPARRFVPYKRRTIQRSKPDGELRVLVCVHGPRNVPTIINLLEASNPTKKSPICVYVLHLVELTGRASAMLIVHNTRGSGRPALNRTQAQSDHIIHAFENFEQNSSFVSIQPLTAISPYSSMHEDICGLAEDKRVALIIIPFHKQQTVDGGMEATNPAFRTVNQNLLANAPCSVGILVDRGLSGSTRLAANEVAHHVAVLFFGGPDDREALAYGWRMCENTGTSLTVLRFVASDESLASTTELPPHMHDQDDPRILTAETDGIQEKRFDEEHLNEFRTKSEENELVVYAEQVVNNGEETVAVIRSLDIQHDLFIVGRGQGMSSPVTTGLTDWSECPELGAIGDILASSDFASTVSVLVIQQYVGLMPHETAAIPDSPPGQPDDKLANRWTPQASGTATPVF, from the exons ATGGAAAAGGCGGAATATACGGTGGCCAACAAATCAGATGATACGGTGGTTTGCTATTCACCCACCATGATCACTACAAATGGTGTATGGCAAGGTGATAACCCTTTGGATTATTCGCTTCCTCTCTTCATCTTGCAGTTGACCCTGGTGGTTGTCACCACTCGCCTGCTCGTTTTCATCCTCAAACCCCTACGCCAACCTCGAGTTGTTTCTGAGATTCTC GGAGGAGTATTATTAGGTCCATCTGTGTTAGGACGGAGCGTAAACTTTGCCAACACATTGTTTCCTTTGAGGAGTGTGATGGTGCTTGAAACAATGGCGAATATCGGTCTTCTTTACTTCCTCTTCCTTGTTGGTGTAGAGATGGACCTTTCGGTGATTCGTCGAACGGGAAAGAAAGCTCTCGCCATTGCCATTTCTGGCATGATCCTACCCTTTGTAATCGGCATCTGTTTCTCTTTCATTCTCCACGGCAACGAAGCCGAACCCCTTGCTCATGCCACCTACGTTCTTTTCCTTGGAGTTGCTCTCTCAGTCACAGCATTTCCAGTGCTTGCTCGTATCCTTGCGGAGCTGAAACTTATTAATTCAGAAATCGGCAAGTTGGCCATGTCTTCTGCTCTTATCAATGACATGTGTGCATGGATTCTTTTAGCTTTAGCCATTGCCTTGGCAGAGAATGATTCTACTTCCTTAGCTTCCCTTTGGGttgttctttctagtgctacTTTCGTTGCCATTTGTATTCTCGCTGTTAGGCCAGCCATTTCATGGATGATTCGAAGAACACCTGAAGGAGAATCATTCAACGAGTTTTACATATGTCTTATCCTAACAGGGGTTATGATCTCAGGCTTCATTACAGATGCCATTGGGACACATTCTGTGTTTGGTGCCTTTGTGTTTGGTCTTATCATTCCCAATGGACCACTTGGGGTTACTCTAATAGAAAAGCTTGAGGACTTTGTTTCAGGGCTTTTGCTGCCTCTCTTCTTCGCCATTAGCGGGCTCAAGACAGATGTAGCTTCGATCAGAGAAGGTCAAACATGGGGGATCTTGGCTGTTGTAATCGTCCTTTCTTGTGCTGGAAAGATAGCTGGAACTGTTCTTGTGACAACCTTTTACCATATGCCACTTAGTGAAGGGTTTACACTTGGGTTACTCATGAACACCAAGGGCCTCATTGAAATGATTGTTCTCAATGTGGGCAAAGATCAACAGGTCTTAGATGATGAGTCGTTTGCAATCATGGTCATCATAGCGGTGGTTATGACTGGGATCATTTCGCCCATTGTAGCAACCATTTACAAGCCGGCAAGGAGGTTCGTACCATACAAACGTAGAACGATTCAAAGATCAAAACCAGACGGTGAGCTACGAGTGCTGGTGTGTGTCCACGGCCCTCGTAATGTCCCAACAATAATCAACTTACTAGAAGCCTCCAATCCCACCAAGAAGTCTCCAATATGCGTGTACGTGCTCCATCTCGTTGAACTCACTGGTCGTGCATCTGCAATGCTTATTGTCCATAACACCCGTGGATCCGGTCGACCGGCTTTAAACCGAACACAAGCTCAATCAGACCACATAATCCATGCTTTCGAAAACTTCGAGCAAAATTCGAGTTTCGTCTCCATTCAGCCCCTCACAGCCATTTCCCCTTACTCCTCCATGCACGAAGATATTTGTGGGTTAGCCGAAGACAAACGTGTTGCCCTCATAATCATCCCTTTCCACAAACAACAAACAGTAGATGGAGGAATGGAAGCAACGAACCCGGCCTTCCGAACAGTTAACCAAAATTTACTCGCAAATGCGCCTTGCTCGGTGGGAATTCTAGTTGACAGAGGCCTAAGTGGTTCAACACGCTTGGCAGCAAACGAAGTGGCACACCATGTAGCTGTGCTGTTCTTTGGGGGTCCAGATGATAGAGAAGCACTTGCATACGGATGGAGGATGTGTGAAAATACAGGAACAAGCCTCACCGTGCTGCGGTTTGTCGCGAGCGATGAGTCACTCGCCTCTACAACAGAGTTGCCACCTCATATGCACGATCAAGATGATCCAAGGATTCTAACAGCAGAAACAGACGGCATTCAGGAAAAACGGTTTGACGAAGAACACTTAAACGAGTTCAGGACGAAGAGTGAGGAGAACGAGTTAGTTGTATATGCAGAGCAAGTTGTGAACAATGGGGAGGAAACAGTGGCTGTCATTCGGTCATTAGACATCCAGCACGACTTGTTCATCGTCGGGAGAGGACAGGGAATGTCATCACCGGTCACAACCGGACTTACTGACTGGAGCGAGTGTCCAGAGCTCGGTGCAATTGGTGATATTCTAGCGTCATCGGATTTTGCATCGACGGTGTCCGTGTTGGTGATCCAACAGTATGTTGGGTTAATGCCCCATGAAACCGCAGCAATACCAGATAGCCCACCTGGTCAACCAGATGACAAGCTTGCCAACCGGTGGACACCACAAGCAAGTGGAACTGCGACGCCTGTTTTCTAA